A genomic window from Melanotaenia boesemani isolate fMelBoe1 chromosome 15, fMelBoe1.pri, whole genome shotgun sequence includes:
- the hrh2b gene encoding histamine receptor H2b yields the protein MFSIAFRWLFLMFVIILTIGGNVLVCLAVGLSRRLWRIANSFVVSLAVADLLLGLLVLPLSAAVELRGGKWPFGGTLCNIYISLDVLLCTSSILTLLAISVNRYLAISSPLSHSRRVTPRRVTLAIISIWVFSFAGAFLPIHLGWNTTDYRVQNLDWGMGDEDKEGHYCQFEWNNNYVIFYAFCSFYLPLLLMCGMYLCIFRVAREQVRRIRATTPSFAHSATAAIAREHKATVTLAAVLGAFVICWFPYFTFFTWSGIKENRNPPSTLHSVVLWLGYLNSTLNPILYPAFNRDFRRAYGQLLCCRGPSCGKLQLSRASIHKRLTLVNGIRVSQQSQKQVDKLKAETEKNLSLHEKNGTPDQPV from the exons ATGTTTTCCATAGCCTTCCGTTGGCTTTTCCTCATGTTTGTTATCATTCTGACCATCGGGGGCAATGTGTTGGTGTGCTTGGCTGTGGGACTTAGCAGACGACTGTGGAGAATTGCAAATAGCTTTGTAGTGTCGCTGGCAGTGGCAGATCTTCTTCTCGGCCTGCTAGTGCTGCCCTTGTCTGCCGCTGTGGAGCTACGTGGTGGGAAATGGCCCTTTGGAGGAACCTTGTGTAACATCTACATCTCCCTGGATGTCCTGCTCTGTACATCCTCCATCCTGACCCTCCTAGCAATCAGTGTGAACAGATACCTGGCCATTTCATCTCCCCTTAGCCACTCCAGGAGAGTTACCCCTCGAAGGGTAACACTGGCCATCATCTCAATCTGGGTCTTTTCATTTGCTGGGGCCTTTTTACCCATCCACCTGGGGTGGAACACAACAGACTACAGGGTGCAGAACTTGGACTGGGGCATGGGTGATGAGGACAAGGAAGGACATTACTGCCAGTTTGAATGGAATAACAACTATGTCATTTTCTATGCCTTTTGCTCATTTTACCTGCCTTTGCTGCTGATGTGCGGAATGTATCTTTGCATTTTCAGAGTGGCACGAGAACAG GTGCGGCGTATTCGTGCTACCACTCCATCATTTGCACACTCAGCAACTGCAGCCATAGCCCGAGAGCACAAAGCTACAGTGACCCTGGCAGCTGTACTGGGGGCTTTTGTCATTTGCTGGTTCCCCTACTTTACCTTCTTCACCTGGAGTGGCATAAAGGAAAATAGAAATCCCCCTAGTACACTTCATTCAGTAGTTCTGTGGCTGGGCTACCTAAACTCAACCCTTAATCCCATCCTGTATCCAGCATTCAACAGGGATTTCCGCCGGGCCTATGGACAACTGTTATGCTGCAGAGGACCATCATGTGGGAAACTGCAGCTTTCTCGTGCGTCTATACACAAGCGATTGACCTTAGTTAATGGAATCAGGGTCTCCCAACAGTCTCAGAAACAGGTAGACAAACTTAAAGCTGAAACAGAGAAGAACCTGAGTTTGCATGAGAAGAATGGCACCCCTGATCAGCCAGTATGA